The window gaagtcttGGCATTCAAAATTAATGTGGAAAAATTactaacattcctatacaccacaacagtcaagctgagagccaaatcaggaacgtaatcccattcacgattgccacacacacacgaaatacctaggaatacagctaactagggaggagaaagatctctacaaggaaaactacaaaccactgctcaaagaactcagagatgacacaaataaatggaaaaaaatatcatgttcatggaaaaggaagaatcaatattgtctgggcgcggtggctcacatctgtaatcctagcacttccggaggccaaggcaggcgaatcacctgaggtcaggaatttgagaccaacctggccaacatggtgaaaccccatctctagtaaaaatacaaaaaaattatccaggcgtgatggtgtgcacctgtaatcccagctactagggaggctgaggcaggagaatcacctgaacccaggaggcagaggtttcagtgagccgaaatcacgccattgcactccagcctgggcgacagagccagactctatcgcaaaaaaaaaaaaaaaaaaaaaaaggaaaaatcaatatgATGAAAGTGGCCATACTCCCACAAAGCAATTAGAGAATAGTTTAtcggtttctttctttctctttctttctttctttccttccttctttctttctttttctttcttccttccttccttctttccttccttcctttttctttttctttctttcctttccttccttctttcctttccttctctctctttctttcttctttcttctttcttttttctttctctttctctcttccttttctttctccttccttccttctttccttcctttcaccctccctcccttcctcccttccctccctccttcccttcttccttccttctttttctttctctttctcctccctcccttccttcctttcttccatctttcctttcttccttcctccctccctcccttctttttaacttcctttcttctttcttttttcctccctccctcccttccttcctccctccctcccttcttttttctccttccttccttccttccttccttccttccttccttccttccttccttccttccttccttgcttcttccctcccttccttccttttggagacaggatcttgctctgtcagataggctgaagtgcagtggctcactgcagcctcgaattcctgggctcaagcaatcctcccacctcagcctcccaagtagctgtgactataggggCATGCCACCTCATCCAcctgacaaaaaaacaaaaaacaaaaacaaaacaaaacatttggccgggcacggtggctcatgcctgtaatctcagcactttgggaggccaaggcaagcggatcacgaggtcatgaggtcaagaccatcctggccaacatggtgaaaccctgtctctactaaaaatacaaaaattaattgggcgtggtggtgtgcacctgtagtctcagctactcgagaggctgaggcagaagaattgcttgaacctgggaggcggaggttgcagtgagccgagatcgcatcacggcactccagtctggcaacagagcgagactctgtctcaaaaaaaaaaaaaagtgtagacgctggggctggcctcaaattcctggcctcaatttatccttcttccttggcctcccaaagtgctgggattacaggtataagccatcaTACTTGGctaagtttggcagtttcttgaaAAACTAAACATATATTTCCATATGCCCATGAATTATATCCCAGACATTTataccagagaaatgaaaactcatgAACTCATGCTCATAGAAAAACCTTAAACACATGTTCAAAACAGCCTTATTTATAGTGACCCCAAACTAGAAACAgccaaaatgtccttcaataggcAAATAGTTAAGCAAACTGTGCTGCATttagaccatggaatactacttagcaataaaaaaaaaaaagattgttgatATATGCAGCAGCTTGGATGGATCTCATgggtattatgctaagtgaaaaacacCAGtcacatactgcatgattccatttaactAGTATTTTCAAAATGACACTATTCTAGAGATTAATAGCAAAGAAATTAGTGGTTTTAAGTTGTTAAGGTGATTGTGTGGGGGGAATTTGGCTATAAAGGGAAGCATGATGAAGATCTCTGTGATATGGAATAGCTCTgtgcttgattgtggtggtggttacatgaatctACAAATGTGATAAGACATATGCATAAAACTATACATACACATTGTATCAAGGTATTTTCTTGGTTTTGCTACTGTGctataattacttaaaatataaacatttggaGAAACTGGGTGAAGGCGTATGCAGAATGTCTCTATACTGTCTTTGCAATTTCCcctgaatctataattattttaaaataaaaaaatattaaaatggcttTCTTGCTGAAATCCCAAACCCCAgaataccaaatgctggcaaggatatagaACAACAGGGACTCTCATTcgttgctggtaggaatgcaaaatgatacagccattttggaagatATTCTAGttgtttcttacaaagctaaacatactcttaccatatgatccagcaattgcccTTCTATGTATTTATCCAAAGTGGAAAACTTGTGTCTGCACAAACATCTGttcatggatgtttatagcagctttattcataattgccaaaaattagaagcaaccaagatgtccttcaatagatTAATGGGTAAATAAACCATAGTACAtttatacaatggagtattatttaacattaaagaaaaataagctatCAAGCTATGACAATATACGCAGGAAACCTGTATGCATATGGCTAAGCAAAAGAATCTCATCTGAAAAAGCTCTATGCTGTATGATTACAAGTatgtgacattctgaaaaaggcaaaacaatagtAAATAGCTCAGAGAATGCCAATGGctcagagggaggaaggaaggatgagTAGATGGAGCCTGGGTCATTTTTAGATCAGTGAAGCTATTTTGTTTAATCctgtaatggtggatatatgATATTATGTATTTGTCAGAACCCATATAACTGTGTAATACAGAGTGAACCCTCGTATAACTAtgaattttagttaataataattattagtattggttcatcaattgtaacaagtGTACCACATTAATACAGGATGTTAAGCATTGTAgaaactgggggtgggggagctctGTATACAATTTCTGCAATTTTTCTGTTAGCTTAAAAcagctctaaaaataaaagtctattaaaatggttttccttttttttttttttttttttttcttttttttgagatggagtctcgctctgtcgcccaggctggagtgcagtggtgcgatctcggcttactgcaagctctgcctcctgggttcacgccattttcctgcctcaacttctcgagtagctgggactacaggcacccgccaccacacccggctaattttttgtttttttttttttaatagagacggggtttcaccatgttagccaggatggtctcgatctcctgacctcgtgatccgcccgcctcggcctcccaaagtgctgggattacaggcgtgagccaccgcgcctggccaaaaacgGTTTTCTTACATGGTAGTATATGGGtttactttttgctttcttaATCCATGCTTGTCTAAGTTTTAGTGTATTCTCTGTGTTaagctatttattttataataaagtttgtAGTCATGTAAGAAAGACATTCATACCTATTCTACCATCAGTAGTCTCAAGATTCTGCTTTGATTCTCTGAACCAACAgtagagaaactttttttttttttttttttttgagacggagtctcagtctgttgccaggcaggagcgcagtggtgcgatctcggctcactgcaacctctgcctcccggattcaagagattctcctgcctcaacctccagagtagctgggattacaggcgcctatcaccacgcctggctaatttttgtatttttagtagagatggggtttcaccatgttggccaggatggtcttgatttcctgaccttgtgatccgcccacctcggcctcccaaagtgctggattacaggcgtgagccaccgtgcccagccgagaaaCTTCTTATTTATTAGTAAGGCTTAGAAGGTCATGATGCTTTGGTTTATCCTTGTTTTGTTTAGCTTCTCTTAGATTTTTATCATCACTCTATagaaattttgagaaaaacaacagaatgtataattttttgcaatattttattatCACTAAGCATGTATCTAATTACTTTGCTTGcgttttccttttaattctgaTATTAATTCAATGTAGTAAAAATTAACACCAGTATTTTCATGAGTAATGTGAGGCTAAGTTAAGTAAGATACCAGTGAAAACATAGCTAGTAAATGATACAGCCAAGATGAAACCCAAGCCTAACTCATTTCAACAGCATTTATTTGCAGTCTACCACACTATCATGAATAGTTTACCTTAGTGGTTTATGGCAGGTTCTAGAAACTATTTTAGAGATAAATATCAAGTCATAGTTTTATAGACAAATGAGCAACAGTTCATCGTGTTTCAAATATTCCTTCCTCTCATCTTAATGTCATATCTTTCTCCCCAACCCCAAATTTCACTCAGCTTTTCCACTCAAAGACACATCTTCAAATATAAGGTGGTTTCAAGAATCAGTCAGACTACTCTCTCGGTAATACAATAGGCATCTGAGACTATGTCTAACAGAATGGGTAAGGCCAGTCTTCAGTGTCCAATCTCTTTGCTCATTAAATCTGGAATGAACGATGTTGATATGTAAATCCTGCAATGTTTATGGAttcttctgtcttccttctcCCCACTCTAACCCCATCTGCTCCCCTCCATCCCATGCATTCTGAGATCCATACCTTGGGGTTTCAGATTCACTCTACTGAAGATAGAGTTATATCATTGCTCAGTAGAGATCTCCCAACAAACCAATCCCACTTTAGGTTTTCCTGATGAGGACTAGACCACAACAAGAGGGTTGCCTGCAGATGCACAAAATGAGACCAAGCCCAAATGAACCGGGATATGTCTGATGAATTCTAGAATTTATAAGATAAATTCAACATTCAGATATTTTACCGGGAAAGGATCACATATATTCCCCAGGACcgactccccaccccccaccgccaCCCAAAGAACTGGCTTAAACACCAAAAATTCCACCCAAGATCATCAAAATAGTTTATTGTGTTCAGAAAAATCACAGTTTGAGGAAACCTTAAACAATAAGTACACAAGAGATGCCCCATGGGGCATTCCATAGCAGAGACAGACTCCTGTATGTTTTATTCCAGAGGCATTGCATGGTGATAATAAAATGATAGGAAATAGAGGAAAATAGATACAGGAAAAGGCAATAGACAGGGAAGCCAGCTAGATGTTAGAGTACGGAGCAATCGAAGAGGCATATCCACACTTGGGGTGGCTATAGGGCTGGAAAATGCTGAAGATGACTGCTTTCACTGAGGTCAAGGATTGTAATATTGCCAGCTTTGTAAAGCCATTAAAGCAGAAGTTTCTTCAGTGATCTTCTCTCTAAGAAACACCATCACCTATAGCAAGACACACATAGTTACCAAGGAGTTGAAGATCAGTTTTGAGCTCCTTGCTTCagattccttcctcttctctcttaatCCTTTGACTTTGCAAAATTCTTTCAATGTTCATCTAACCTTTCCAACATGAACTAACTGTATACCCTACTCTCCAACTGAACATAATAAGCAACCATGCTTTACCTTTTTTTAGAGTTTCTCATACTACATTTGAGACTAAAGAAGCAAAAGCAGGCATTGGCCTCTAAGAGATTCCCATTTCATGCAATGAATTGACCCTAACCTGAAAGGAGCCAGGATCTGGAAATGCTTCTGAACTGATGACCTGCCCCAGGAAATACAAGCTAGGATGTGCCCAAATCTTGAGGCTTATTTTTCTAGATCCCTAGACTCAGTATTTTCTAGATCCCTAGACTCCATATTCTAATGTATTTTCTAGATCCCTAGACTCAGTATTCTAATGTGAAACAATGGTTTTAGGTACTGGAGATGATTTCTAAGACTGGAGCCGTGATCAAGGTGCCCGTCTATAGAAAGGGATGACAGACCCTGAAGCTTTGGGATACCAGATGATACGAATGTCTGATTCGTTCTAGCAAAGAGAAATCAAGAGCCACATCTGTTCCTACCTTGTCTCTTAAATGCATTACATTTCCTTTCCCCACCCTGTTTTCCTCCCTCAGATATCTCCATATACGTCTTCCTCTGACCACACCTAACTCACCTCCATGTGCCTTACAGAGGCCCCCTGCGTTCTGCTGCATTGCTTTTGCGCAATCCCTTGATGATGAAGATGGTCCCAATAATGATGCCCACCAGACCCACAGTCAGGCCCAGGGCACACACCACGTTCTCTGTAGTCTCTGGGAGAGGGCTTGGAGCATCAAACTCTGGGGGGAAATAAGGCAGAGTACATGGTAATGAGTGTGGGAAGAAGTAACACTCAGAATCAAATGTAGGGTTcttaataaagagaaaagttatTCATAGAttaaagaagaggaagacagaatgATGTATTGAGAgaattacagattaaaaaaaggagGAAGCTGGATAGTAGGAGAAGACAGTTATATTAATTGTAGCAGATATTATGAAACAGTTAGAACACCGAGTTTCACACAAGCATCATAGGAGGAAACCTTGAAATAAAGGAGATTGAGTGTTGGTCCATACCCCAGTGCTTGAGAAGAGGCTCATCCAAGCCCCAGTGCTCCACCCTGCAGTCGTAAACGTCCTCAGTTGAGGGCAGGAAGGGGAGATAGTGGAACTTGCGGAAAAGGTGGTCTTCCCTGGGCAGGAAGACTGTCTCTGACACTCCTGTGGTGACAGGTTTTCCATTTCGAAGCCACGTGACATTGACCACTGGTGGGGTGAACTTGTCTATGAAACAGATGAGGACGTTGGGCTCTCTCAGTTCCACAGGGCTGTTTGTGAGCACAGTTACCTCTGGAGGTACTGGGGGACACATGACAGACATGACAGAAATCAGCCATCACTGCTTAGGCTCACCCCTCTCCCTCCCATGCTCAATTGTGGTACAAACGTATCTAAAAACCCTAAAGCTGAAAAAGTAGTTGAAATTGTGCCCTGAGAAATCTATGTCACATCCTCAGATAACAATCTCTGACAGCACCCCCTCCCCAAGAAATTGAGCCAATATTGAGGTATAAGATATCCAAGGacttcccttctggctcccccagcATGAACTTAGGGCAATGACTTCGTAGGAGACCATGGATGACAGAGACAAGACTTGAGCACAACAAGATAGGATCAAACCCATAAAGTTCTCAGACCTCTGGCATGAGAATTTGGGGCTTGTTAATGGCAAGGTTAGACCCTTGGAGGGAAAATCAGTTACAATAATCTAACACAAAGAGCTGAAGCAACTACTTTCAAACTATGGATTCCCATGTCCAGGAGTGCAGCAGAGAGGGAGGTACCATTGGTGATCGGAGTATAGTTGGAGCGCTTTGTCATGATTTCCAGGTTGGCTTTGTCCACAGCTATGTTGGCCAATGCACCTTGAGCCTCAAAGCTGGCAAATCGTCCAAATTCTTCAAGCCGCCAGACCGTCTCCTTCTTTGCCATATCCACATGGAAAATCTCATCACCATCAAAGTCAAACATAAACTCGCCTGATTGGTCAGGATTCAGATAGAACTCGGCCTGGATGATCACATGTTCTTCTGAAAggcaagaaatggagaaagagagtTGGGTGGGGGGAATCAAGAGAGGGAAATGAATAA is drawn from Homo sapiens chromosome 6 genomic scaffold, GRCh38.p14 alternate locus group ALT_REF_LOCI_8 HSCHR6_8_CTG1 and contains these coding sequences:
- the HLA-DRA gene encoding HLA class II histocompatibility antigen, DR alpha chain precursor; this translates as MAISGVPVLGFFIIAVLMSAQESWAIKEEHVIIQAEFYLNPDQSGEFMFDFDGDEIFHVDMAKKETVWRLEEFGRFASFEAQGALANIAVDKANLEIMTKRSNYTPITNVPPEVTVLTNSPVELREPNVLICFIDKFTPPVVNVTWLRNGKPVTTGVSETVFLPREDHLFRKFHYLPFLPSTEDVYDCRVEHWGLDEPLLKHWEFDAPSPLPETTENVVCALGLTVGLVGIIIGTIFIIKGLRKSNAAERRGPL